The following coding sequences are from one Paenarthrobacter ureafaciens window:
- a CDS encoding IS481 family transposase: MSYVTHANADLTPKARAKLARLVVEEGWTLRRAAERFQCSPATAKKWVDRYRVRGEDGMADASSRPRRSPKRTPVRTERRIVGLRFNRRWGPHRIAAHLGLARSTVGKVLTRYRMPRLACLDQGTGLPVRTPAPQRYEHENPGDLIHVDIKKLGRIPDGGGHRALGRAKGQRNRRAGTGYAYLHHAVDDHTRLAYSEILNDEKKETAAAFWLRAAAFFAAHGITVKAVLTDNGSCYRSRTFAAALGPHLKHRRTRPYRPQTNGKVERFNRTLATEWAYARPYTSETERAATYPAWLHHYNHHRTHTGIGGKTPISRVHNLSGNYS; encoded by the coding sequence TTGTCCTACGTTACCCATGCCAACGCCGATCTGACACCTAAGGCCAGGGCGAAGCTGGCCCGTTTGGTCGTTGAGGAGGGCTGGACGTTGCGCCGGGCCGCGGAACGTTTTCAATGCTCACCAGCGACGGCCAAGAAGTGGGTGGACCGCTACAGGGTCCGTGGTGAGGACGGCATGGCTGACGCGTCCTCCCGCCCGCGGCGGAGCCCGAAACGCACCCCCGTACGCACCGAACGCCGCATTGTGGGGTTGAGGTTCAATCGGCGGTGGGGACCGCACCGGATAGCGGCCCACCTGGGCTTGGCCCGCTCCACCGTCGGCAAGGTCCTGACCCGGTACCGGATGCCCCGGCTGGCCTGCCTGGATCAGGGCACCGGTCTGCCCGTTCGCACACCTGCACCGCAGCGCTACGAGCACGAGAACCCCGGAGACCTGATCCACGTGGACATCAAGAAGCTTGGGCGCATCCCCGACGGCGGCGGACACCGCGCCCTCGGACGCGCCAAGGGGCAGCGGAACCGCCGTGCCGGGACCGGTTATGCCTACCTGCATCATGCCGTCGATGACCACACCCGGCTCGCGTACTCCGAAATCCTCAACGACGAAAAGAAGGAAACGGCCGCCGCCTTCTGGCTGCGAGCCGCCGCATTCTTCGCCGCCCACGGCATCACCGTCAAAGCGGTGCTCACGGACAACGGGTCCTGCTACCGCTCCCGGACCTTCGCAGCAGCCCTGGGACCGCACCTCAAACACCGGCGCACCCGCCCCTACCGACCCCAAACCAACGGCAAGGTGGAACGCTTCAACCGCACCCTCGCCACCGAATGGGCCTACGCCCGGCCCTACACCTCAGAAACCGAGCGCGCCGCCACCTACCCGGCATGGCTCCACCATTACAATCATCACCGAACCCATACCGGCATCGGAGGCAAAACCCCCATCAGCCGCGTTCACAACCTCAGTGGGAATTACAGCTAG
- a CDS encoding NAD(P)(+) transhydrogenase (Re/Si-specific) subunit beta — MTLLDPTWTALLYLAAAACFILALKGLSSPKTARRGNLIGAFGALLAVVTVFLSVKLDNIPWILGAIVVGSGIAAPVARRVQMTQMPQLVALFNGVGGGAAALVALLELPHTDDPWVRLAIVFTLLVGAVSFAGSAVTFAKLQGLMTTRPVTFPGLPVLMALVLLAAVAVGVVVILGGSMALAVVLLVLGLVAGVLLVLPVGGADVPIVISLLNAFTGLAVAASGLVLGNVLLLVAGTLVGASGTILTRAMAAAMGRSVAGIMFGAFKGGSTAGSTAVSERPVRSSSAEDVAVLLGYAQRVIIVPGYGLAVAQGQHTAAELASALESRGTEVDFAIHPVAGRMPGHMNVLLAEANVPYESLKEMGDINSEFKTADVALVVGANDVVNPAAKTTAGSPIYGMPILEVADARQVVFLKRSMRPGFAGIENDLLYEPQTTLLFGDAKDSLTKVLGAVKAL, encoded by the coding sequence ATGACGCTCCTCGACCCCACCTGGACTGCCCTCCTGTACCTTGCTGCGGCTGCCTGTTTCATCCTCGCGCTGAAGGGACTGAGCTCGCCGAAGACGGCCCGCCGCGGCAACCTCATCGGCGCGTTCGGCGCCCTGCTGGCAGTAGTGACGGTGTTTCTATCGGTGAAGTTGGACAACATTCCGTGGATCCTGGGCGCGATCGTGGTGGGATCCGGCATCGCAGCGCCGGTTGCCCGGCGCGTCCAGATGACCCAGATGCCGCAACTCGTGGCACTCTTCAACGGCGTGGGCGGCGGCGCTGCGGCCCTGGTGGCATTGCTGGAGCTTCCGCACACGGATGATCCGTGGGTGCGCTTGGCGATTGTGTTCACGTTGTTGGTGGGGGCGGTGTCGTTTGCCGGTTCCGCCGTGACGTTCGCGAAGCTGCAGGGACTCATGACCACGCGGCCGGTCACCTTTCCTGGCCTGCCGGTGCTGATGGCTCTTGTGTTGTTGGCTGCCGTAGCCGTGGGCGTGGTGGTGATTCTTGGCGGTTCAATGGCTTTGGCCGTGGTGCTCCTGGTGCTGGGGCTGGTTGCGGGCGTGCTGCTGGTCCTTCCGGTGGGCGGCGCCGATGTTCCGATTGTCATTTCGCTCTTGAACGCCTTCACGGGCCTGGCGGTTGCGGCCTCCGGCCTGGTCCTGGGCAACGTGTTGCTTTTGGTGGCGGGAACCCTGGTGGGGGCCTCCGGCACCATCCTGACCCGCGCCATGGCCGCGGCCATGGGACGCAGCGTCGCCGGCATCATGTTCGGCGCCTTCAAGGGAGGTTCGACGGCGGGGTCCACGGCCGTGAGCGAACGGCCGGTGCGTTCTTCCAGCGCAGAAGACGTGGCGGTGCTCCTCGGCTACGCACAACGGGTGATCATCGTGCCCGGCTACGGATTGGCCGTAGCGCAGGGCCAGCACACGGCGGCAGAGCTTGCCTCGGCCCTGGAATCCCGCGGGACGGAGGTTGACTTCGCGATCCATCCCGTGGCCGGTCGCATGCCCGGGCACATGAACGTGCTGCTCGCGGAGGCGAACGTGCCTTACGAGTCCCTGAAGGAAATGGGAGACATCAACTCGGAATTCAAAACCGCGGACGTGGCCTTGGTGGTCGGAGCCAATGACGTGGTGAATCCTGCAGCCAAGACCACCGCCGGTTCGCCGATCTACGGGATGCCCATCCTGGAAGTGGCCGATGCCCGGCAAGTCGTGTTCCTGAAGCGATCCATGCGGCCCGGCTTCGCGGGCATCGAGAATGACCTTCTCTACGAGCCACAAACCACGCTGCTGTTCGGGGACGCCAAGGATTCCCTGACCAAAGTGCTGGGCGCCGTGAAGGCACTGTAA
- a CDS encoding NAD(P) transhydrogenase subunit alpha, translating into MDGMSLLTITVLAVFVGFEVVSKVSSTLHTPLMSGANAIHGIILVGAIIVAGQASDPWVLAVALLAVVLATANLVGGFVVTDRMLEMFRGRQRPPSGTDAAGSAGRSGSGGAGERRP; encoded by the coding sequence ATGGACGGTATGAGCCTGCTGACGATCACCGTGCTGGCGGTGTTTGTCGGATTCGAAGTGGTTTCCAAGGTTTCCAGCACCTTGCATACGCCGTTGATGTCCGGGGCCAACGCCATTCACGGGATCATCCTGGTGGGAGCCATCATCGTGGCCGGGCAAGCTTCGGACCCCTGGGTGCTGGCGGTTGCCCTCTTGGCGGTTGTGCTTGCCACGGCCAACCTCGTGGGCGGCTTCGTGGTGACCGACCGCATGCTGGAGATGTTCCGCGGAAGGCAGCGGCCGCCGTCGGGCACTGACGCTGCCGGTAGCGCAGGTCGTTCCGGTAGCGGCGGAGCAGGGGAGCGGCGGCCATGA
- a CDS encoding Re/Si-specific NAD(P)(+) transhydrogenase subunit alpha encodes MRAGIARETLDGERRVAATPETVKQLVGLGLEVSIESGAGQASGHSDADYQAAGATVVPSLDLGALEVYCHVRPMDPTTAGALRRGAVTVGLGSPSSELPTVRALAAGGITSFALELVPRISRAQSMDALTSQALVAGYRCVLEAAMRLPRFFPLYMTAAGTIPPARVLVLGAGVAGLQAIGTAKRLGARVSANDIRPASADEVASMGGTFIKLDLETAEASGGYARELSADRGALQRALLAPHVAQADVLITTAAVPGRRAPMLVTREMVQGMRPGSVVVDLAAESGGNVEGVIPGQDLHIPTADGQGEVTLVGMKDAASAMPADASRLYAKNVANLLALMTQDGAVAPDFDDEVVAGTCLTHDGAIRHGPTAEALAALGTEGAR; translated from the coding sequence GTGAGAGCAGGCATTGCACGCGAAACGCTCGACGGCGAGCGGCGGGTGGCGGCAACACCGGAAACAGTCAAGCAATTGGTCGGCCTGGGCCTGGAGGTGTCCATAGAGTCCGGAGCGGGGCAGGCCTCCGGCCACAGCGATGCCGACTACCAGGCCGCGGGTGCCACGGTGGTCCCGTCCCTGGACCTCGGAGCACTTGAGGTCTACTGCCACGTGCGTCCCATGGACCCGACGACGGCGGGAGCCCTCCGTCGTGGCGCCGTCACCGTGGGGCTGGGGTCGCCGTCGTCGGAGTTGCCTACCGTACGCGCGCTCGCCGCCGGCGGCATCACCTCCTTCGCCCTGGAACTGGTTCCACGCATCTCCCGGGCCCAGTCCATGGATGCACTGACATCCCAGGCGCTGGTTGCCGGATACCGCTGCGTGCTCGAAGCTGCGATGCGTTTGCCGCGCTTCTTCCCCCTCTACATGACTGCTGCAGGGACCATCCCGCCTGCCCGCGTGCTGGTGTTGGGCGCGGGTGTTGCCGGGTTGCAGGCCATTGGCACGGCAAAGCGGTTAGGAGCACGCGTCTCTGCCAACGACATCCGGCCCGCCTCCGCGGATGAGGTGGCTTCCATGGGTGGAACGTTCATCAAACTGGACCTCGAAACCGCGGAGGCGTCCGGCGGCTACGCGCGTGAGCTCAGCGCCGATCGGGGTGCTTTGCAGAGAGCTTTGCTGGCCCCGCACGTGGCGCAGGCCGATGTCCTCATCACCACTGCTGCGGTGCCCGGGAGGCGCGCGCCCATGCTGGTCACCCGCGAGATGGTCCAAGGAATGCGGCCGGGGTCCGTGGTTGTGGACTTGGCCGCGGAGTCCGGAGGCAATGTGGAGGGCGTGATTCCCGGCCAAGACCTGCACATTCCCACAGCAGACGGGCAGGGCGAGGTCACACTGGTGGGTATGAAGGACGCCGCCTCAGCCATGCCGGCCGATGCTTCGAGGCTCTACGCCAAGAATGTGGCGAACCTGCTGGCCCTCATGACCCAGGACGGGGCGGTTGCCCCGGACTTCGACGACGAAGTGGTGGCCGGAACCTGCCTGACCCACGACGGTGCCATCCGGCACGGTCCAACGGCGGAAGCCCTCGCTGCATTGGGAACAGAAGGAGCGCGTTGA
- a CDS encoding NADPH-dependent FMN reductase, producing the protein MDSFKIGYFVGSLSSTSINRTLSKALISVSPPELEFHEIAIKDLPLYSSDYDNDFPPAGRALKDAIAASDGILFISPEYNRSIPGALKNAIDWGSRPWGTNSFARKPTGIIGASPGGIGTAVMQSSMRSVLSFLDAPQLNAPEAYIRFVADAYDDDGTVKDEGTAALLRHYMEEYSAFVQRVLAANAPGHIGDEQPDADKLNR; encoded by the coding sequence ATGGATTCATTCAAGATCGGCTATTTCGTCGGAAGCCTCTCAAGTACCTCCATCAACCGCACGCTCTCCAAGGCCCTCATCAGCGTCTCACCGCCTGAACTCGAGTTCCACGAGATCGCCATCAAAGACCTCCCGCTGTACAGCTCTGACTACGACAACGACTTTCCGCCTGCAGGCCGCGCACTCAAGGACGCCATCGCGGCTTCGGACGGCATCCTCTTCATCTCCCCCGAATACAACCGTTCCATCCCCGGCGCTTTGAAGAACGCCATTGACTGGGGGTCACGGCCGTGGGGGACCAACTCGTTCGCCCGAAAGCCGACGGGCATCATTGGCGCTTCCCCGGGCGGCATCGGCACCGCGGTGATGCAGTCGTCCATGCGAAGCGTCCTCAGCTTCCTGGACGCGCCGCAGTTGAACGCACCTGAGGCGTACATCCGGTTTGTGGCAGACGCGTACGACGACGACGGCACAGTTAAGGACGAAGGTACCGCCGCGCTTTTGCGCCACTATATGGAGGAGTACAGCGCGTTTGTTCAACGCGTCCTGGCCGCCAACGCACCCGGCCACATCGGTGATGAACAGCCCGATGCCGACAAGCTGAACCGCTAG
- a CDS encoding HAD family hydrolase, which translates to MAESKKRGVLFDVDGTLIDSSYFHAFAWWQAFRREGLDVQISDIHRCVGMGGDKLVRHLVPDCTDELEEELKSAHGAVFSTFWPSLRAFEAARDLLAACSDAGLAVGLASSAQQRDLDVSRKVLDAGTSIDAWTSSNDAEASKPEPDILLACLDKLGLRPEDVVFVGDAVWDVKAAGSIGIPAIALTCGGISEGELRDAGAAEVYDNPRHLLENLESSAIGKLAR; encoded by the coding sequence GTGGCCGAATCCAAGAAGCGGGGTGTCCTGTTTGACGTTGACGGGACGCTGATCGACTCAAGCTATTTCCATGCATTCGCGTGGTGGCAGGCGTTCAGGCGCGAGGGCCTCGACGTACAGATTTCCGACATTCACCGCTGCGTGGGCATGGGCGGCGACAAGCTGGTCCGGCATCTGGTCCCCGACTGCACGGATGAATTGGAAGAGGAGCTGAAGTCGGCGCACGGTGCCGTGTTCTCGACGTTCTGGCCGTCCCTTCGCGCTTTCGAGGCAGCCCGTGACCTCTTGGCGGCGTGTTCCGACGCCGGTCTGGCCGTAGGTCTGGCTTCCTCGGCGCAGCAACGTGACTTGGACGTGAGCCGCAAGGTGCTGGACGCGGGAACGTCGATCGATGCTTGGACGAGTTCCAATGACGCCGAGGCAAGCAAGCCGGAGCCGGACATTCTGCTGGCCTGCCTGGACAAGCTTGGGCTCAGGCCTGAAGATGTCGTGTTCGTTGGCGACGCCGTATGGGACGTGAAGGCCGCAGGGAGCATTGGCATCCCTGCCATCGCGTTGACCTGTGGCGGCATCAGCGAAGGTGAACTGCGGGACGCAGGTGCCGCGGAAGTCTATGACAATCCGCGGCACCTCCTGGAGAATCTCGAAAGCAGTGCGATCGGGAAACTGGCGCGTTAG
- a CDS encoding VOC family protein: protein MSTKISKWPAGTPMWVDLSVDDVEAAKTFYTGLFGWDYLSADDEAGYLLAQLNGHAIAGLGPKDDPAMPSAWTTFMASDDVNATAERIRESGGQVLMAPFDVMDSGRMAIAADTTGAVFGVWQAGNHIGAERVNEHGSLCWNELHTSDYAEARAFYAGVFGFNYHEVTGADMVYATCLRDSDRREVAGIHHDTQIPQSDPAYWLTWFASDDVASTAARAQELGATLLVPVSDTPFGRMVIVEAPQGDVFGVIAVAPAND, encoded by the coding sequence ATGTCCACCAAGATTTCCAAATGGCCCGCCGGGACGCCCATGTGGGTAGACCTGTCAGTCGACGATGTGGAGGCTGCCAAAACCTTCTACACCGGCCTGTTCGGGTGGGACTACCTTTCCGCCGACGATGAGGCAGGGTATCTCCTGGCTCAACTCAATGGCCATGCCATTGCGGGCCTCGGCCCCAAGGATGATCCGGCCATGCCTTCCGCATGGACCACTTTCATGGCCTCCGACGACGTCAATGCCACCGCTGAGCGGATCCGTGAGTCCGGCGGCCAGGTGCTGATGGCGCCGTTCGACGTCATGGATTCCGGCAGGATGGCCATCGCCGCGGACACCACCGGAGCCGTCTTCGGCGTGTGGCAGGCCGGAAACCACATCGGCGCTGAACGCGTGAATGAACACGGCTCATTGTGCTGGAACGAACTCCACACCTCCGACTACGCGGAGGCCCGGGCCTTCTACGCGGGCGTCTTCGGTTTCAATTACCACGAGGTCACAGGAGCGGACATGGTTTACGCCACCTGCCTCCGGGACTCCGACCGCCGGGAAGTGGCCGGTATTCACCACGACACCCAAATCCCGCAGAGCGACCCCGCGTACTGGCTCACCTGGTTCGCCAGCGATGACGTCGCATCGACGGCTGCGCGGGCACAAGAACTCGGTGCAACACTGTTGGTCCCCGTGTCCGATACACCCTTTGGCCGGATGGTCATCGTTGAAGCACCGCAAGGAGACGTCTTCGGAGTTATCGCCGTGGCGCCAGCCAACGACTGA
- a CDS encoding EAL domain-containing protein, with the protein MSRSGLSLPPGGALEGPPNDRAGKPVPAADDTRVRQQALEIIESILAETDPRSQQSRRNLEERFTQHPDDPKGVLLEHLIVTRTQPETAEAPAAHQDSMSLNRESAEAPQTVTIPVDTEVRKRIQSVLRDKLLLTAFQPIHALPSGEVIGVEALIRFVEQDGAAADVWFREASAAGLGTDLEIAALSCSLAAAEDFPDTMFVAFNLTPETAADPRVRKLLEGAGLAPDRIVIELTGSLELADGWDDDHGLGPLRRRGLRLAVSASGAGFVSMDKIEELRPDILKLDRHLIEGIDNSEGQRIRARAVVALARELGSSVVAQGIETAGELQEATALNVAAAQGYLLGRPSVHPLDWSSWSLHSQAEAQSVG; encoded by the coding sequence ATGTCTAGAAGTGGGCTCTCTCTTCCCCCCGGCGGTGCCTTGGAAGGGCCGCCGAATGATCGCGCCGGTAAGCCTGTCCCTGCTGCGGACGACACCCGCGTCCGGCAGCAGGCGTTGGAAATCATTGAGTCCATCCTCGCCGAAACGGATCCCCGGAGTCAGCAGAGCCGGAGGAACCTCGAGGAGCGGTTCACGCAACATCCCGATGATCCCAAGGGCGTCCTCCTGGAGCACTTGATCGTGACGCGAACCCAGCCGGAGACCGCCGAGGCTCCCGCTGCCCATCAAGACTCCATGAGCCTGAACCGTGAATCCGCCGAGGCTCCACAGACGGTCACCATTCCGGTGGATACGGAGGTGCGCAAGCGCATCCAATCGGTGCTGCGGGACAAGTTGCTGCTAACAGCCTTCCAACCCATCCACGCCTTGCCGTCCGGTGAAGTGATCGGCGTCGAAGCCCTGATCCGGTTTGTTGAGCAGGATGGCGCCGCGGCCGATGTGTGGTTCCGTGAAGCTTCGGCGGCAGGTCTTGGTACAGACCTGGAGATCGCGGCGCTGTCCTGCTCCTTGGCGGCCGCAGAGGACTTCCCGGACACCATGTTCGTAGCTTTCAACCTCACCCCGGAAACGGCAGCGGACCCGCGGGTGCGGAAGCTCCTGGAAGGGGCCGGCTTGGCGCCGGACAGGATCGTTATTGAGCTGACGGGCAGCCTGGAGTTGGCCGACGGCTGGGACGATGACCATGGATTGGGTCCGTTGCGCCGCCGTGGACTGCGCCTCGCAGTCAGCGCATCCGGTGCGGGTTTTGTTTCCATGGACAAGATCGAGGAACTTCGTCCGGACATCCTCAAGCTGGACCGCCACCTGATCGAAGGCATTGACAACTCTGAAGGGCAACGCATCCGCGCCCGCGCGGTTGTTGCGCTTGCCCGGGAACTGGGGTCCTCCGTGGTGGCCCAAGGCATCGAAACGGCCGGGGAGCTGCAGGAAGCAACCGCCCTCAACGTTGCCGCGGCTCAGGGTTACCTGCTCGGCCGCCCGTCGGTGCATCCCCTCGACTGGTCGTCCTGGTCCCTGCACTCCCAAGCGGAAGCCCAGTCGGTCGGCTAG
- a CDS encoding iron chaperone, translated as MGTVTEYLQTVTDPHRSLLQRIVEIARELAPDAEEGTSYGMPALLVDGKGLVSVLETKKHLALYPFSGQILPEMSEELGGYSWSPGTLRFSEDNPLPDSLVRRILETRLAAIRK; from the coding sequence ATGGGAACCGTCACCGAATATCTGCAGACCGTCACCGACCCTCACCGCTCCCTGCTGCAGCGGATCGTGGAAATTGCCCGTGAATTGGCGCCCGACGCGGAAGAAGGCACGAGCTACGGCATGCCTGCTTTGCTCGTGGACGGCAAGGGCTTAGTCAGCGTCCTGGAAACCAAGAAACACCTTGCGCTTTACCCGTTCAGCGGCCAGATCCTGCCGGAAATGTCCGAGGAACTCGGCGGATACTCCTGGTCTCCCGGGACCCTGCGCTTCTCGGAGGACAATCCCCTCCCCGATTCCCTGGTGCGGCGGATCCTGGAAACCCGGCTGGCGGCGATCCGGAAGTAG
- a CDS encoding IclR family transcriptional regulator domain-containing protein, which yields MTDSAVTPQASDQYVQSLARGLAVIRAFDANNPVMTLSEVAARTDLTRATARRFLYTLVELGYVRTNGKTFALTAKVLQLGYSYLSALSLPQLAQPHLEQLSVKLGESTSAAVLDGHDIFYVARVATKRIMNVGITVGTRFPAYATSMGRVLLAGLPQAKFEAYLSTAELKPLTARTITDAADLRAAVERVRQQGWCLLDQELEIGLMSVAAPVWNHNNGDNVAAINVSLQAQAVASQPDPEAYLDSVREAVVATAKVISQDVSAKH from the coding sequence ATGACCGACTCCGCAGTGACCCCGCAAGCCAGCGACCAGTACGTTCAGTCGCTGGCCCGGGGGCTCGCTGTCATCCGGGCGTTCGACGCCAACAACCCGGTCATGACTCTGAGCGAAGTCGCGGCGCGTACCGACTTGACCCGCGCCACGGCCAGGCGGTTCCTCTACACCCTGGTGGAGCTCGGCTACGTCCGCACCAACGGCAAGACGTTCGCGCTGACAGCCAAGGTTTTGCAACTGGGGTACTCCTACCTGTCGGCGTTGTCCTTGCCTCAGTTGGCGCAGCCGCATCTGGAGCAACTCAGTGTGAAACTAGGGGAGTCCACGTCGGCCGCCGTCCTTGATGGCCACGACATCTTCTACGTTGCCCGCGTGGCCACCAAGCGCATCATGAATGTCGGAATTACGGTGGGCACCCGCTTTCCGGCCTATGCGACGTCGATGGGCCGAGTCCTTCTGGCCGGGCTTCCGCAGGCCAAATTTGAGGCATACCTTTCGACGGCGGAGCTCAAGCCGCTCACGGCGCGAACCATCACCGATGCGGCTGACTTGAGGGCCGCCGTCGAGCGCGTCCGCCAGCAAGGCTGGTGCCTGCTTGACCAAGAACTCGAAATCGGGCTGATGTCCGTCGCGGCCCCGGTGTGGAACCACAACAACGGCGACAACGTGGCGGCCATCAACGTGTCCCTGCAAGCCCAGGCGGTTGCGTCCCAGCCGGACCCGGAGGCGTACTTGGATTCCGTCCGGGAAGCCGTGGTTGCCACTGCCAAGGTGATCTCCCAGGATGTGTCAGCGAAGCACTGA
- a CDS encoding 3-oxoacid CoA-transferase subunit B encodes MGTQTSIQTSEKPLGRDELAQLVARDITPGSFVNLGIGQPTLVSNYLTEDQNITLHTENGMLGMGPEAVGDQIDGDLINAGKIPVTELPGASYFHHADSFAIMRGGHLDICVLGAFQVSATGDLANWHTGAPDAIPAVGGAMDLATGAKDVFVMMTLLTRDGASKLVEQCTYPLTGVGCVTRVYTDKAVFLTGPDGVTVRETFGCTFEEIQELVPLPLKKAE; translated from the coding sequence ATGGGCACGCAAACAAGCATCCAAACCTCGGAGAAACCGCTGGGCCGTGACGAACTCGCCCAGTTGGTGGCCCGCGACATCACCCCGGGCTCGTTCGTGAACCTGGGCATCGGCCAGCCCACGCTCGTCTCCAACTACCTCACCGAGGACCAGAACATCACCCTCCACACGGAGAACGGGATGCTCGGCATGGGCCCGGAGGCGGTTGGCGATCAGATCGATGGTGACTTGATCAACGCCGGCAAGATCCCCGTCACGGAACTGCCCGGAGCCTCGTACTTCCACCACGCCGATTCGTTCGCGATCATGCGTGGCGGGCATCTGGACATCTGTGTCCTCGGTGCGTTCCAGGTCTCCGCCACCGGTGACCTCGCCAACTGGCACACCGGCGCGCCCGACGCGATCCCCGCCGTTGGAGGTGCCATGGACCTCGCCACCGGCGCCAAGGACGTGTTCGTGATGATGACGCTCCTGACCCGCGACGGTGCCTCAAAGCTGGTGGAGCAATGCACCTACCCCCTCACGGGCGTCGGCTGCGTCACCCGCGTGTACACCGACAAGGCAGTGTTCCTCACCGGACCCGACGGCGTCACTGTCCGCGAAACCTTCGGCTGCACCTTCGAAGAAATCCAGGAACTGGTACCCCTGCCTCTTAAGAAGGCGGAGTAG
- a CDS encoding 3-oxoacid CoA-transferase subunit A — MLNFIDTVGEAVAGIKDGSTVMIGGFGNAGQPFELIDALMDCGAKDLTVVNNNAGQGDQGLALLIKEGRVRKMICSFPRQSDSWHFDAKYHAGEIELELVPQGNLAERIRAAGAGIGGFFTPTGFGTMLAEGKETRFLDGKWQVFETPIHADVALIKALKADGKGNLVYRKTARNFGPIMAAAAKHTIVQVSEIVPTGALDPENVVTPGIYVNSVVRVDSDVASKAAASEAAASNGKVA; from the coding sequence ATGTTGAATTTCATTGACACTGTTGGCGAGGCCGTGGCCGGGATCAAGGACGGTTCCACGGTGATGATCGGCGGGTTCGGCAACGCCGGGCAGCCGTTCGAACTGATCGATGCGCTGATGGACTGCGGCGCGAAGGACCTGACCGTGGTGAACAACAACGCCGGCCAGGGCGACCAGGGCTTGGCGTTGCTGATCAAGGAAGGCCGGGTGCGGAAGATGATTTGTTCCTTCCCGCGGCAGTCCGATTCGTGGCACTTCGACGCGAAGTACCACGCCGGTGAGATCGAGCTGGAGCTGGTGCCGCAGGGCAACCTGGCCGAACGTATCCGCGCCGCCGGGGCCGGGATCGGCGGGTTCTTCACACCTACCGGGTTCGGCACCATGCTGGCCGAGGGCAAGGAAACCAGGTTCCTGGACGGCAAATGGCAGGTCTTCGAGACGCCGATCCACGCCGATGTGGCGCTGATCAAGGCGTTGAAGGCTGACGGCAAGGGCAACCTCGTGTACCGCAAGACGGCCCGGAACTTCGGCCCGATCATGGCAGCCGCGGCCAAGCACACCATCGTTCAGGTCTCCGAGATTGTGCCTACGGGTGCGTTGGATCCGGAAAACGTGGTGACCCCGGGGATCTACGTCAACAGCGTGGTCCGCGTTGACTCAGATGTAGCGTCAAAGGCTGCAGCGTCTGAAGCTGCTGCATCGAACGGAAAGGTGGCCTGA